From the Pedobacter cryoconitis genome, one window contains:
- a CDS encoding response regulator transcription factor: MNIKVLIVEDDIDLGNLLKQYLEINNFQAHRVFNGIEAREELKRETYDILIIDVMMPKEDGFTLAEKLAQTYPQLPFLFVTARKLKEDILHGLKLGADDYILKPFDADELIQRVKNILKRTKATLVAQEIMQIGNYKFEPGNLMLTFLEEVKLLTEKEAQLLHYLCLHQNQIIKRNDILNHLWKESDFFNGRSMDVFISRLRKYLAQDKTIHIESIRGIGFRFIIDN; this comes from the coding sequence ATGAATATCAAAGTATTAATTGTAGAAGATGATATTGATCTGGGAAACCTGTTAAAACAATATTTGGAAATAAACAATTTTCAGGCACATAGAGTGTTTAACGGTATTGAAGCCCGGGAAGAACTGAAAAGAGAAACATATGATATTCTAATTATTGATGTGATGATGCCAAAAGAAGATGGCTTCACATTGGCAGAAAAACTAGCGCAGACTTATCCGCAACTCCCCTTTCTGTTTGTAACTGCCCGTAAATTAAAAGAAGATATCCTGCACGGCCTCAAGCTAGGTGCTGATGATTATATTTTAAAACCCTTTGACGCAGACGAGCTGATTCAGCGGGTAAAGAATATCTTAAAACGAACAAAGGCTACTTTGGTTGCTCAGGAAATCATGCAGATTGGCAATTATAAATTCGAACCCGGGAATCTAATGCTTACTTTTTTGGAAGAAGTTAAGCTACTTACAGAAAAAGAAGCTCAGTTACTTCATTACCTGTGTTTGCATCAGAACCAGATCATCAAGCGAAATGATATACTTAATCACTTATGGAAAGAATCTGATTTCTTTAACGGCCGGAGTATGGATGTATTTATCAGCAGGCTGAGAAAGTATTTAGCACAAGATAAAACCATCCATATTGAAAGTATAAGAGGAATTGGCTTCCGTTTTATCATTGATAACTGA